Proteins found in one Osmerus mordax isolate fOsmMor3 chromosome 20, fOsmMor3.pri, whole genome shotgun sequence genomic segment:
- the tmem230a gene encoding transmembrane protein 230a, protein MMPARLNVSVGGLPSNKVKYSRLADSEDGYIDLQFKKSPPKVPYKAIALATFLFLIGSFLIIIGSLLLSGSIKVEYPDRTIPVLIIGVLVFLPGFYHLRIAYYASKGYRGYSYDDIPDFDD, encoded by the exons ATGATGCCTGCACGCCTCAATGTGTCTGTTGGTGGGTTACCCAGCAACAAAGTCAAGTACTCCAGATTGGCCGACAGTGAGGATGGCTACATTGACttgcag TTCAAGAAAAGCCCTCCAAAAGTACCATACAAGGCCATCGCCCTGGCAACGTTTCTCTTCCTGATTGGCTCCTTCCTGATCATAATTGGCTCTCTACTTTTGTCCGGGTCTATAAAAGTTGAG TACCCTGACCGCACGATCCCAGTTCTGATCATCGGGGTACTCGTCTTCCTGCCTGGGTTCTATCACCTGCGAATCGCGTACTACGCCTCCAAGGGTTACCGAGGTTACTCCTATGATGACATCCCGGATTTTGACGACTGA
- the adra1ab gene encoding alpha-1A adrenergic receptor, whose translation MVPWGENASAAPASEGCPNCSSASVFSEIHVAKAITLGLVLGVFVVFGVLGNILVILSVVCHSHLRSVTHYFIANLAAADLLLSSAVLPFSAASEALGRWVFGRPFCGVWAALDVLCCTASILSLCVISVDRCLAVSYPLHYRSMSTRGRGLAAVAALWGLSAAISVGPLFGWKEPDPEDETVCRITEEPGYALFSALGSFYVPLAVILVMYCRVYVVARRQTRALREGRKKEGMQAEGVALRVHRGKASREEEGQEEEEGAGGRRWASSLVKLLRFSREKKAAKTLGIVVGCFVLCWLPFFLVLPIGSIFPDYRPSDTIFKITFWLGYLNSCINPIIYPCFSQEFKKAFQNVLRGRCLRRAGGGPSHTSTPGPLILHRSPPPPSPSPSASSAPRASAPSPACLPCCWRAPSGSSGSSGSSAPPRSQSARVHSKSLLKAWCFAAGERSGSSPENPRPDHSVSGAQTKVHLLSLGGEAEAV comes from the exons ATGGTTCCTTGGGGAGAGAATGCGAGCGCCGCGCCCGCCTCCGAAGGCTGCCCCAACTGCAGCTCCGCCTCCGTCTTCTCCGAGATCCACGTTGCCAAGGCGATCACcctggggctggtgctgggggtgtttgtggtgtTCGGCGTCCTGGGCAACATCCTGGTCATCCTGTCGGTGGTGTGCCACAGCCACCTGCGCTCCGTCACGCACTACTTCATTGCCAACCTGGCGGCCGCCgacctcctcctcagctccgCCGTGCTGCCCTTCTCCGCCGCCTCGGAGGCGCTGGGCCGCTGGGTGTTCGGCCGGCCCTTCTGCGGCGTCTGGGCGGCCCTGGACGTGCTCTGCTGCACCGCCTCCATCCTCAGCCTGTGCGTCATCTCCGTGGACCGCTGCCTGGCCGTCAGCTACCCGCTGCACTACCGCTCCatgtccaccagggggcgagGCCTGGCCGCCGTGGCGGCCCTGTGGGGGCTGTCCGCCGCCATATCCGTGGGGCCGCTCTTCGGCTGGAAGGAACCGGATCCCGAGGACGAGACGGTGTGCCGGATCACGGAGGAACCCGGCTACGCCCTGTTCTCCGCCCTGGGCTCCTTCTACGTCCCGCTGGCCGTCATCCTGGTCATGTACTGCCGGGTCTACGTGGTGGCCCGGCGGCAGACCCGGGcgctgagggagggcaggaagaaGGAGGGGATGCAGGCGGAGGGAGTGGCGCTCAGGGTCCACCGGGGGAAGGCGtcgcgggaggaggaggggcaggaggaggaggagggggccggggggcgcCGATGGGCGTCTTCGTTGGTGAAGCTGCTGAGGTTCTCGCGGGAGAAGAAGGCGGCCAAGACGCTGGGCATCGTGGTGGGGTGCTTTGTGCTCTGCTGGCTGCCCTTCTTCCTGGTTCTACCCATCG gctCCATCTTCCCCGACTACAGACCTTCTGACACCATATTTAAGATCACCTTCTGGCTGGGCTACCTCAACAGCTGCATCAACCCCATAATATACCCCTGCTTCAGCCAGGAGTTCAAGAAGGCCTTCCAGAACGTTCTCCGCGGCCGCTGCCTCCGCAGAGCGGGCGGGGGCCCCTCCCACACCTCAACCCCCGGCCCCCTGATCCTCCACcggtcccctcctcccccctcccccagcccctcggcctcctccgccccccgggCCAGTgctccctccccagcctgcctgccctgcTGTTGGAGGGCCCCCTCCGGTTCCTCTGGTTCCTCCGGTTCCTCGGCCCCGCCTCGTTCCCAAAGCGCCCGCGTCCACAGCAAGAGCCTGCTGAAGGCGTGGTGCTTCGCGGCGGGGGAACGTTCCGGTTCTTCACCGGAGAACCCGCGCCCAGACCATTCTGTCTCCGGGGCTCAAACCAAGGTCCACCTGCTGTCGCTGGGAGGCGAGGCGGAGGCGGTCTGA